The DNA sequence GCTTCGCGCCGGTGGCCTCGAACAGGTCGTGGAAGACCTGCGGCAGGGTGACCAGGCTCGGCCCGGTGTCGAAGCGCCACGTCCCCTCCGGGGTGTGGTGCGTGTAGCGGCCGAGCTTGCCGCCGACCGTGCCGGCCCGTTCCAGGACGGTGACGTCGTGCCCGGTGACCGCGAGCCGGGCGGCGGTGGCGAGCCCGCCCACGCCGGCGCCGATGACCACGATGCGCGCCATGGGTGCCCTCCTAGGTGACCGGGCGACCCCGCCAGGTGAGCCGGCGTCGCTTCCGCAGATGGTACGACCGGACGGTCAACCAACCCAGGACCACGACCGACACGGGGTGGGCCAGCGCGTCGGGCCAGGCCCGACCGCCGGTGGCCCGGGCGCTGACCACGCGTCCCGCGACGCCGGCCAGGTAGGCGCCGAACGCCACGCCGGCCACCGCCGGCGTGCCGGCCGCCAGCGCGGCCACGGCCAGCAGCGGCGGCACGGTGTAGAGCAGGAACAGCAGGGCCAGCACGGCGGCGGCGCCGGCCGGGTGCCCGAACGAGGCCCAGAGCGACTTGGTGTAGCCGTCGCGTAGCTGCGGCCAGTCCTCGTACATCCGGCAGGTGGCCAGCCGGGAGCCGTCGGCCAGCGCGATCCGGCCGCCGGCCCGCTTCACCGCCCGGGCCAGCTCGATGTCCTCCAGCACCTTGTCGGCCACCGCCGCGTGCCCGCCGGCCCGCAGGTAGCCGGCCCGGTCCACGACCAGGAACTGCCCGCCCGCGGCGGCCAGCGAGGGCCGCCGCGAGCGTTCCATCGCGCGCAGCGGCAGGAACGTCAGCCACAACCACTGCAACAGCGGCTGCACCAGCCGGTCGGCCGCCGTCCGCACCACGATCCGGGGGTACGGCGACAGCAGCGTCGCGCCCGCCGCGCGCAGCTCGGTCACCGCCGCCGCGACCGCGTACGGGGTGAGCACCACGTCGGCGTCGACGAACGCCAGCACTGTCGGCTCCGGATCGACGCGGGTGGCGAGCTGCCAGCAGGCGTGCGGCTTGCCCAGCCAGCCGGGCGGCGGCGCGACGCCGGTGAGCAGCGTGACCCGCCTGTCGGCGCCGGCCACCGCGCGGACCACGTCGGCGGTGCCGTCGGTGGACCCGTCGTCGAGCACCACGATCCGCAACCCGGGCACGCCGCGCTGGGCGAGCAGCGCGCGCAGGCACGGGGTGACCCGCTCGGCCTCGTCGCGCAGCGGCAGCAGCACCGCCACCGGCCCGGTCACCTCGGCCGGGCCGCCGGTCGGGCGGCGC is a window from the Micromonospora sp. DSM 45708 genome containing:
- a CDS encoding glycosyltransferase family 2 protein, producing MTAALALVVAVAALTGHTLVNAVAWLRRPTGGPAEVTGPVAVLLPLRDEAERVTPCLRALLAQRGVPGLRIVVLDDGSTDGTADVVRAVAGADRRVTLLTGVAPPPGWLGKPHACWQLATRVDPEPTVLAFVDADVVLTPYAVAAAVTELRAAGATLLSPYPRIVVRTAADRLVQPLLQWLWLTFLPLRAMERSRRPSLAAAGGQFLVVDRAGYLRAGGHAAVADKVLEDIELARAVKRAGGRIALADGSRLATCRMYEDWPQLRDGYTKSLWASFGHPAGAAAVLALLFLLYTVPPLLAVAALAAGTPAVAGVAFGAYLAGVAGRVVSARATGGRAWPDALAHPVSVVVLGWLTVRSYHLRKRRRLTWRGRPVT